From a single Aggregatilinea lenta genomic region:
- a CDS encoding c-type cytochrome → MSHVSKPLRWFFPLIVAALALSACGLNLSGEPDIVQEVEVQAPPTATGVLPTALAALPAAGTEQAAAPDATGESAGAGTVLTGDFDHGTQLYLQECASCHGADAGVGPSLAAMRDEAGTRVEGLSADEYLHQSIVDPSAYVVEGYDDIMPKDFGAKLTEQDLADLIVFIKEFTPQAMMDAANAAQSSADSGADSSAQSGASPTDNPHAALTASPAASSGDDPHAILTASPSATNGTLTVRGQLIQGTDGGAPIPADQPVELYALDPRGTVVGIYDATCDGDGAYAFEDVARGEGFLYLVRTDYADVPQGAQTPAIQGDETEVDADITVYERTADRSSVAISMARILVNYAPINEFGLEVRLDLELVNTGDRIVASDVMAERGWPIAVEVELPVGSFGIQPMQSEGSDRYQVEMIDNQIPVVQDTWPLRPDQRHTITILYYLPYDSEAVLDQSFGYPVIDASVLLPNDTVDFESDQFDADGEFRYHVLSGGLQVEELNPSDSVDSDDRTLIKAYDLLQPLGEDQRLVFTLTGRPTYTVDLMNPSAQSDTSGSNPLPYLFAGAGLAVIVMGGILWWRQRAAAPVVPVAEAAETQWRMPGPRATKDDLLHALAALDDAYAAGELDEETYLDLREALKERLIPLMDDENA, encoded by the coding sequence ATGTCACACGTGTCGAAACCCCTCCGCTGGTTCTTTCCACTGATCGTCGCGGCGCTCGCGCTGAGCGCCTGCGGTCTGAACCTGTCCGGCGAGCCGGACATCGTGCAAGAAGTTGAAGTCCAGGCCCCGCCCACGGCGACCGGCGTGCTGCCAACCGCACTCGCCGCGCTGCCCGCCGCTGGTACGGAACAGGCCGCTGCCCCCGATGCGACGGGCGAGTCCGCCGGGGCCGGGACGGTGCTCACTGGCGACTTCGACCACGGGACGCAGCTTTATTTGCAGGAATGCGCGTCGTGCCATGGCGCGGATGCGGGCGTTGGCCCGTCGCTGGCCGCTATGCGCGACGAGGCCGGGACGCGCGTCGAAGGGCTGTCGGCGGACGAGTACCTGCACCAGTCCATCGTGGACCCCAGCGCGTACGTGGTCGAGGGCTACGACGACATCATGCCCAAGGACTTCGGCGCGAAGCTCACCGAGCAGGATCTGGCCGACCTGATCGTCTTCATCAAGGAATTTACGCCCCAGGCGATGATGGACGCCGCGAACGCCGCCCAAAGCAGTGCGGACAGTGGCGCAGATAGTAGCGCGCAGAGCGGTGCATCACCTACGGACAATCCGCACGCCGCGCTGACCGCGTCCCCCGCTGCCAGCAGCGGCGATGACCCGCACGCGATCCTGACCGCCTCGCCCAGCGCGACCAACGGCACGCTGACCGTGCGCGGCCAGCTCATTCAGGGCACGGACGGCGGCGCGCCGATTCCCGCCGACCAGCCCGTCGAGCTGTACGCGCTCGATCCGCGCGGCACGGTAGTCGGCATTTACGACGCGACGTGCGACGGCGACGGTGCGTATGCGTTCGAGGACGTGGCGCGCGGCGAGGGCTTCCTCTACCTCGTGCGCACCGACTACGCCGATGTGCCGCAGGGCGCGCAGACGCCCGCCATTCAGGGTGACGAGACGGAAGTGGACGCGGATATCACCGTCTACGAGCGCACCGCCGACCGCAGCAGCGTGGCGATCTCGATGGCGCGCATTCTGGTCAACTATGCGCCGATTAACGAGTTCGGGCTGGAAGTCCGGCTTGACCTGGAGCTGGTCAACACCGGCGACAGGATCGTCGCGTCGGACGTCATGGCCGAGCGTGGGTGGCCGATTGCGGTCGAGGTCGAACTGCCGGTTGGCTCGTTCGGCATTCAGCCGATGCAGTCCGAGGGCAGCGACCGCTATCAGGTTGAGATGATCGACAACCAGATCCCGGTCGTACAGGACACGTGGCCGCTGCGTCCTGACCAGCGCCACACGATCACGATCCTGTACTACCTGCCGTACGACAGCGAAGCCGTGCTCGACCAGTCGTTCGGCTACCCGGTGATCGACGCCTCGGTGCTGCTGCCCAACGACACGGTCGATTTCGAGAGCGATCAGTTCGACGCGGACGGCGAGTTCCGCTATCACGTGCTGTCCGGCGGGCTGCAGGTCGAGGAGCTGAACCCCAGCGACAGCGTGGACTCGGACGATCGCACGCTGATCAAAGCCTACGATCTGCTCCAGCCGCTCGGTGAAGACCAGCGGTTGGTCTTCACGCTCACGGGCCGCCCCACCTATACCGTGGACTTGATGAATCCCAGCGCCCAGTCCGATACCAGCGGCTCGAACCCGCTGCCATACCTGTTCGCGGGCGCGGGGCTGGCCGTGATCGTGATGGGCGGCATTCTGTGGTGGCGGCAGCGCGCTGCCGCGCCGGTCGTGCCGGTGGCCGAGGCTGCCGAGACGCAGTGGCGCATGCCCGGTCCGCGCGCGACGAAGGACGATCTGCTCCACGCGCTGGCTGCACTGGACGACGCTTACGCGGCGGGCGAGCTGGACGAGGAGACGTACCTGGACCTGCGTGAAGCGCTCAAGGAGC
- a CDS encoding TlpA family protein disulfide reductase: MNEDRTMDAPGTGSADLPEWLQEASGERHAPAEEPVQQRISAFGVTAILLLVGLLVVIGYALYQRSLSTVTSGPAPDFKITVFESSSLDRSGETFSLADLKGQPVVINFWASYCVPCRTEAPMLERTWQSYRDQGVVFLGINTDDIEGDARDYMAQYGISYPNAPDQGGHIEDAYRITGIPETFVIDKNGEVVRHFLAEPRESDLRAEIERALSS, from the coding sequence ATGAACGAAGACCGCACGATGGATGCGCCCGGCACCGGATCGGCTGACCTGCCGGAATGGCTGCAAGAGGCTTCCGGCGAGCGCCACGCTCCGGCTGAGGAGCCGGTGCAGCAGCGGATCTCCGCGTTTGGCGTGACGGCAATCTTGCTACTGGTGGGCCTGTTGGTCGTGATCGGCTATGCCTTATACCAGCGCAGCCTCTCGACCGTGACCTCCGGCCCAGCGCCCGATTTCAAGATCACCGTGTTCGAATCCAGCTCGCTGGACCGCAGCGGCGAGACGTTCTCCCTGGCCGATCTCAAGGGCCAGCCGGTGGTGATCAACTTCTGGGCGAGTTACTGCGTACCCTGCCGCACGGAAGCGCCCATGCTGGAGCGCACCTGGCAGTCGTACCGCGACCAGGGCGTGGTGTTCCTGGGCATCAATACCGACGACATCGAAGGCGACGCGCGCGACTACATGGCGCAGTACGGCATTTCGTACCCCAACGCGCCCGACCAGGGGGGCCACATCGAGGATGCGTACCGCATCACCGGCATCCCTGAGACGTTTGTGATCGACAAGAACGGCGAGGTGGTCCGCCACTTCCTGGCCGAACCGCGCGAGAGCGACCTGAGGGCCGAGATCGAGCGCGCGCTGAGCAGTTAA
- a CDS encoding cytochrome c-type biogenesis protein, with the protein MNRLSHRLFQGSLAALAIVLVLGAALLPSAQPVRAQGGETLPEGVTWDQVNAIAHKMYCDVCEGIPLDECESVACRNWRQEIGRLISLGRSEDEILDYFVERYGADVASLPRSEGDRWLAYAVPFVIAFVLAGLGLFQMMRLRQRGRQPGQVVRRSSTRLTTRPVPDDLDPLTLDRIQRDLEGLER; encoded by the coding sequence ACCGGCTTAGCCACCGTCTGTTTCAAGGCAGCCTCGCCGCACTTGCGATCGTGCTGGTGCTCGGCGCGGCGCTGCTTCCCTCGGCACAGCCCGTCCGCGCGCAGGGCGGCGAGACGCTGCCCGAAGGCGTGACCTGGGATCAGGTGAACGCCATCGCGCACAAGATGTACTGCGACGTGTGCGAGGGCATTCCGCTGGACGAGTGCGAGAGCGTCGCCTGCCGCAACTGGCGGCAGGAGATCGGACGCCTGATCAGCCTGGGGCGCTCTGAAGACGAGATCCTCGATTACTTTGTGGAGCGTTATGGCGCGGATGTGGCTTCGCTGCCGCGCAGCGAAGGCGACCGCTGGCTGGCCTACGCCGTGCCGTTTGTGATTGCGTTTGTGCTGGCCGGGCTGGGCCTGTTCCAGATGATGCGCCTGCGCCAGCGTGGGCGCCAACCGGGACAGGTGGTGCGCCGGTCCTCGACGCGCCTGACGACCCGGCCCGTGCCCGACGACCTCGATCCCCTCACTCTCGACCGTATACAACGTGACCTGGAAGGGCTTGAGCGATGA